The following proteins come from a genomic window of Corallococcus sp. NCRR:
- a CDS encoding Uma2 family endonuclease, which translates to MRHAAPRRTLAPYEEVQTLPHYLVGEALDGVLYVSSPPIARKQGMTPLLGRAPEGWWWTSEPRLLLGEDVLVPDLAGWMSGRPPTLPDGSFIDRVPDWVCEVLTPATAKLDLAIKMPRYARAGIRNAWIINPVHRVVEVFRQDHERWVLMNTFVSEDRVRADPFGKVDLVLAPFWTQV; encoded by the coding sequence ATGCGCCACGCCGCTCCCCGAAGGACGCTCGCCCCCTACGAGGAAGTGCAGACCCTGCCCCACTACCTCGTGGGCGAAGCACTGGATGGCGTCCTCTACGTCTCGTCGCCGCCCATCGCGCGCAAGCAGGGCATGACGCCGCTCTTGGGACGCGCACCCGAGGGCTGGTGGTGGACCTCCGAGCCCCGGCTGCTGCTGGGCGAGGACGTGCTCGTCCCGGACCTGGCGGGATGGATGAGCGGACGGCCGCCGACCCTGCCGGATGGCTCGTTCATCGACCGCGTGCCGGATTGGGTCTGCGAGGTGCTGACGCCCGCCACCGCGAAGCTGGACCTGGCCATCAAGATGCCGCGCTACGCCCGCGCGGGCATCCGCAACGCGTGGATCATCAACCCCGTGCACCGCGTGGTGGAGGTGTTCCGCCAGGACCACGAGCGCTGGGTGCTGATGAACACCTTCGTGAGCGAGGACCGCGTGCGCGCCGACCCCTTCGGCAAGGTGGACCTGGTGCTGGCGCCGTTCTGGACGCAGGTGTGA
- a CDS encoding TonB family protein, whose product MFIPTLVLWLLSASPEAPVTPPVPVEAPPPVMPADVPPLTQAVRVLLRLTIDAGGEVSQVEVQESGGTAFDRAAMAAALRWRFQPARQGAEPLEVRVDVPVTFEPVAESSVVEVAEPAPPPKLEPPSFSTTVRGQSAAPPPVAVGDFHITVGQLADVPRNSATDLMLLAPGVMLANHGGEGHAETVYLRGFDAGEGKDVEMRLDGVPLNEVSNAHGHGYADTYFIIPELVQSLRVTEGPYDPSQGDFGVAGTVEYQLGLERRGITASASSGSFASRRLSLVWGPPESTAATFVGVLLRQGHGFGPNRAYANAGLMAQTELRLGPETKLRLFGASYAARYASAGVVRETDVVDARLPCDADADSQFFCLYDPNQGGASQRHIASVELTSRLERGGRFVQQAFAIARRMRSRENFTGFLQDTPPIGEAQRGDNTEQSYQGTTVGLRGRYTPGLTGWGQPQPVELGYVARYDNVHTRARRLRDKGGAPYATVFDNQVRVTNLGAYLSLRGAPLEWLTLRGGVRVDTFLFGVEDLNRPAEDRQGARIPEESVEAYGFFASPRASAEVRLTPRLTWLTSAGLGARSSDAAGLSDAEFAPYARVTSGETGLGWRWDDGPSSLELRSAVFATRVSQDLVFSETTGRNQPIGPSQRLGAFGSARFQWEQHLDVQASLAWARATQPLPGASAWRPWDGAVLPYIPQVLGRVDASWRGTATVARQPVGWSVALGHSAIGPRPLPLDRYSESIFLFDVAARASWRAVELGLSVENLLDARWRESEFNYVSNFRGPDAPASLLATRHFSAGAPRTVRGTLTVYLDLQEDRP is encoded by the coding sequence GTGTTCATCCCGACGCTGGTGCTCTGGCTGTTGAGCGCGTCGCCCGAAGCCCCCGTGACGCCGCCCGTCCCCGTGGAGGCACCGCCGCCCGTGATGCCGGCGGACGTCCCGCCGTTGACCCAGGCCGTGCGGGTGCTGCTGCGGCTGACCATCGACGCAGGAGGAGAGGTGTCCCAGGTGGAGGTCCAGGAGTCCGGAGGCACCGCGTTCGACCGGGCCGCGATGGCGGCGGCCCTGCGCTGGCGCTTCCAGCCCGCGCGCCAGGGCGCGGAGCCGCTGGAGGTTCGCGTGGACGTGCCGGTGACGTTCGAGCCGGTGGCGGAGTCTTCCGTGGTGGAGGTCGCGGAGCCCGCGCCTCCTCCGAAGCTGGAGCCGCCCTCATTCTCCACCACGGTGCGGGGGCAGTCCGCCGCTCCGCCTCCGGTCGCCGTGGGGGACTTCCACATCACGGTGGGTCAGCTGGCGGATGTGCCTCGCAACTCGGCCACGGACCTGATGTTGCTGGCGCCGGGCGTGATGCTGGCCAATCACGGCGGGGAAGGGCACGCGGAGACCGTCTACCTGCGCGGCTTCGACGCGGGCGAGGGCAAGGACGTGGAGATGCGCCTGGACGGGGTGCCCCTCAACGAGGTCTCCAACGCCCACGGTCACGGCTACGCGGACACGTACTTCATCATCCCGGAGCTGGTGCAATCCCTGCGCGTGACGGAAGGGCCGTATGACCCATCCCAGGGCGACTTCGGCGTGGCGGGCACCGTGGAGTACCAACTGGGGCTGGAGCGGCGGGGCATCACCGCGTCCGCCAGCTCCGGCAGCTTCGCGTCGCGCCGGCTGTCCCTGGTGTGGGGCCCGCCCGAGTCCACCGCCGCCACCTTCGTCGGCGTGCTGCTGCGCCAGGGGCACGGCTTCGGCCCCAACCGCGCGTACGCGAACGCGGGGCTGATGGCCCAGACGGAGCTGCGCCTGGGCCCGGAGACGAAGCTGCGCCTGTTCGGCGCGAGCTACGCCGCGCGCTACGCCTCCGCGGGCGTGGTGCGGGAGACGGACGTCGTGGACGCGCGGCTGCCGTGTGACGCGGACGCGGACTCGCAGTTCTTCTGTCTCTACGACCCGAACCAGGGCGGCGCGAGCCAGCGCCACATCGCCTCCGTGGAGCTGACGTCCCGGCTGGAGCGCGGAGGCCGCTTCGTGCAGCAGGCCTTCGCCATCGCCCGGCGGATGCGCAGCCGCGAGAACTTCACCGGCTTCCTCCAGGACACGCCTCCCATTGGCGAGGCCCAGCGCGGCGACAACACGGAGCAGTCCTACCAGGGCACCACCGTGGGGCTGCGCGGCCGTTACACGCCGGGCCTCACCGGGTGGGGCCAGCCGCAACCGGTGGAGCTGGGCTACGTGGCCCGCTACGACAACGTGCACACCCGCGCGCGGCGCCTGCGCGACAAGGGCGGCGCGCCCTACGCCACCGTGTTCGACAACCAGGTGCGCGTAACGAACCTGGGCGCATACCTGTCCCTGCGCGGCGCGCCGCTGGAGTGGCTCACGCTGCGAGGCGGCGTGCGCGTGGACACGTTCCTGTTCGGCGTGGAGGACCTGAACCGGCCGGCGGAGGACCGGCAGGGGGCGCGCATCCCGGAGGAGTCCGTGGAGGCCTATGGCTTCTTCGCCAGCCCCCGGGCCAGCGCGGAGGTGCGCCTGACGCCGCGCCTCACGTGGCTGACCAGCGCGGGCCTGGGCGCACGCTCCAGCGACGCGGCCGGCCTGTCCGACGCGGAGTTCGCGCCCTATGCGCGGGTGACGTCCGGGGAGACGGGCCTGGGGTGGCGGTGGGACGACGGTCCGTCATCGCTGGAGCTGCGGAGCGCCGTGTTCGCCACGCGCGTGTCCCAGGACCTGGTGTTCAGCGAGACGACGGGGCGCAACCAGCCCATCGGCCCGTCGCAGCGGCTGGGCGCGTTCGGCAGCGCGCGCTTCCAGTGGGAGCAGCACCTGGACGTGCAGGCGAGCCTCGCGTGGGCCCGCGCGACGCAGCCGTTGCCCGGGGCCTCGGCGTGGAGGCCGTGGGACGGCGCGGTGCTGCCGTACATCCCGCAGGTGCTGGGGCGCGTGGACGCGTCGTGGCGGGGCACGGCCACCGTGGCCCGTCAGCCGGTGGGGTGGAGCGTGGCGTTGGGGCACAGCGCCATCGGGCCCAGGCCCCTGCCGTTGGATCGCTACAGCGAGTCCATCTTCCTCTTCGACGTGGCGGCCCGCGCGAGCTGGCGCGCCGTGGAGCTGGGCCTGTCCGTGGAGAACCTGCTGGACGCGCGCTGGCGCGAGTCCGAGTTCAACTACGTGTCCAACTTCCGCGGCCCCGACGCGCCCGCGTCCCTGCTGGCCACGCGCCACTTCTCCGCCGGTGCTCCCCGCACCGTGCGCGGCACCCTCACCGTGTACCTGGACCTCCAGGAGGATCGGCCATGA
- the trxA gene encoding thioredoxin: MATLEITKDNFKETVGKSGIVILDWWATWCGPCRAFAPIFDKTSNKHADVVFGKIDTDAQPELSGAFEIRSIPTLMVFRDGILLFEQPGAMPEAALEDLLRQVRALNMDDVRREVEAQRAAKEAPKA, translated from the coding sequence ATGGCGACGCTCGAAATCACGAAGGACAACTTCAAGGAGACGGTGGGCAAGAGCGGCATCGTCATCCTGGACTGGTGGGCGACCTGGTGTGGTCCCTGCCGCGCGTTCGCGCCCATCTTCGACAAAACCTCCAACAAGCACGCGGACGTCGTGTTCGGGAAGATCGACACCGACGCGCAGCCGGAGTTGTCCGGTGCTTTCGAGATTCGCTCCATCCCCACGCTGATGGTGTTCCGGGACGGCATCCTGCTGTTCGAGCAGCCGGGAGCGATGCCGGAGGCGGCGCTGGAGGACCTGCTGCGGCAGGTCCGCGCGCTGAACATGGATGACGTGCGGCGCGAGGTCGAGGCGCAGCGCGCCGCGAAGGAAGCGCCCAAGGCCTGA
- a CDS encoding ATP-binding protein, which produces MAAFPVRGLVEVLALAAVYLLAARVALSLAAEKSHICPVWLPSGVALGGLLLLGVSRWPAVALGAGAVSYAMGVTPGVGLSVVLGSTLEAVLPALLFRKMEGARELHRVRDVAWLGAGAGLGALVGSGLGTLGLVLGGVVPAAQWGASGWLWWMADLLGMLLVTPVVLLRRPRRMARSWEALLLTALTFMVCVGVFAFPRPGSGAAHAMTFLLFPLMAWAALGFGLRGAALSSLFIALAAIAGTARELGPFFTVDLPHRGLVVLQLFIGITALTGLLLAAARAERRQAVELLELLATTVRAVHEGVLICEVRESGGLHTVFANEALCALVGRRREELVGAAPGELLASADGGGRQRLLEALREERSLRAEVALTRPDGTRVWSEMQLSPVRANGQAVTHFVATHRDVTATKELQARLVAAERVAAVGTLAAGVGHEINNPLAYLALNLEAARRSLSAGLSPEAPPGVRDALSSVRGAQEGAERIRLIVRDLQVFSREGAPESGLVDLNALVPPAVRVVLHALRARARLVEDFGPVPRVMGSEARLGQVLLNLLVNALQAIPEGDPGRHEVRVRTGTDASGHARVEVEDTGGGIPPDVLPRIFDPFFTTKGSDEGTGLGLAICQQIVRTHGGELRVHSVPGQGATFTLLLPPAPVRSAGSPAPLHAVASVEEAPEPAASGRHGRVLIVDDEPRLAQSMRLLLEPGHEVVTVTRGEDALEKVAAGASFDVVLCDLQMPGMDGIAVYRRLQQQAPELAARVVFISGGASSPEARAFLETVAQRVLEKPVRPDVLLSTVEEVLEGHSPKVAARGAVGGTRRG; this is translated from the coding sequence GTGGCGGCGTTCCCGGTCCGGGGCCTCGTGGAGGTCCTCGCGTTGGCGGCGGTGTACCTGCTGGCCGCGCGGGTGGCGCTGTCCCTGGCCGCGGAGAAGAGCCACATCTGTCCCGTGTGGTTGCCCTCGGGCGTGGCGCTGGGCGGGCTGCTGCTGCTGGGCGTGTCGCGCTGGCCCGCGGTGGCGCTGGGCGCGGGCGCGGTGTCGTACGCCATGGGGGTGACCCCGGGCGTGGGGCTGTCCGTCGTGCTGGGCTCCACGCTGGAGGCGGTGCTGCCGGCGCTGCTGTTCCGCAAGATGGAGGGCGCGCGGGAGCTGCACCGCGTGCGCGACGTCGCGTGGCTGGGCGCGGGCGCGGGGCTGGGCGCGCTCGTGGGCTCCGGGCTGGGCACGCTGGGGCTCGTCCTGGGCGGGGTGGTGCCCGCCGCGCAGTGGGGCGCCTCCGGCTGGCTGTGGTGGATGGCGGACCTGCTGGGCATGCTGCTGGTGACGCCGGTGGTGCTCCTGCGCAGGCCGCGGCGCATGGCGCGCTCGTGGGAGGCGCTGCTGCTCACGGCGCTGACGTTCATGGTGTGCGTGGGCGTCTTCGCCTTCCCGCGGCCGGGCTCCGGGGCGGCGCACGCGATGACGTTCCTGCTCTTCCCGCTGATGGCCTGGGCGGCCCTGGGCTTCGGGCTGCGGGGGGCGGCGCTGTCCTCGCTCTTCATCGCGCTGGCGGCCATCGCCGGCACGGCGCGGGAGCTGGGCCCGTTCTTCACGGTGGACCTGCCGCACCGGGGCCTGGTGGTGCTGCAGCTCTTCATCGGCATCACCGCGCTGACGGGCCTGCTGCTCGCGGCGGCGCGCGCGGAGCGGCGCCAGGCGGTGGAGCTCCTGGAGCTGCTCGCCACCACCGTGCGCGCGGTGCACGAGGGCGTGCTCATCTGCGAGGTGCGCGAGTCGGGCGGCCTGCACACCGTCTTCGCCAACGAGGCGCTGTGCGCGCTGGTGGGCCGGCGGCGCGAGGAACTCGTCGGCGCGGCGCCCGGGGAGCTCCTGGCGTCCGCGGACGGCGGGGGCCGGCAGCGGCTGCTGGAGGCGCTTCGCGAGGAGCGCTCGCTGCGCGCGGAGGTGGCGCTGACGCGGCCGGATGGCACGCGGGTGTGGAGCGAGATGCAGCTGTCCCCGGTGCGCGCCAATGGCCAGGCCGTGACGCACTTCGTGGCGACCCACCGCGACGTCACCGCGACGAAGGAGCTGCAGGCGCGGCTGGTGGCCGCCGAGCGCGTGGCGGCCGTGGGCACGCTGGCCGCGGGCGTGGGCCATGAAATCAACAACCCGCTGGCCTACCTGGCGCTGAACCTGGAGGCCGCGCGCAGGAGCCTCTCGGCGGGCCTTTCTCCGGAGGCCCCGCCGGGCGTGCGCGACGCGCTCTCCAGCGTGCGCGGGGCCCAGGAGGGCGCGGAGCGCATCCGCCTCATCGTGAGGGATTTGCAGGTGTTCAGCCGCGAGGGCGCGCCGGAGAGCGGCCTGGTGGACCTGAACGCGCTGGTGCCGCCCGCGGTGCGCGTGGTCCTGCACGCCCTGCGCGCTCGCGCGCGGCTGGTGGAGGACTTCGGGCCGGTGCCGCGCGTGATGGGCAGCGAGGCGCGGCTGGGGCAGGTGCTGCTCAACCTGCTGGTGAACGCCCTGCAGGCCATCCCGGAAGGGGACCCCGGCCGCCACGAGGTGCGCGTGCGCACCGGCACGGACGCGTCCGGCCACGCGCGCGTGGAGGTGGAGGACACGGGCGGCGGCATCCCGCCGGACGTGCTGCCGCGCATCTTCGACCCGTTCTTCACCACCAAGGGCAGCGACGAGGGCACCGGCCTGGGGCTCGCCATCTGCCAGCAGATCGTCCGCACCCACGGGGGCGAACTGCGCGTGCACAGCGTGCCGGGCCAGGGCGCCACCTTCACGCTGCTGCTGCCGCCCGCGCCCGTGCGGAGCGCGGGGAGCCCGGCGCCGCTGCATGCCGTGGCGTCCGTCGAGGAGGCGCCGGAGCCGGCGGCCTCCGGGCGGCACGGGCGGGTGCTCATCGTGGACGACGAGCCCCGGCTGGCGCAGTCCATGCGCCTCTTGCTGGAGCCTGGCCACGAGGTGGTCACCGTCACGCGCGGCGAGGACGCGCTGGAGAAGGTGGCCGCGGGCGCGTCCTTCGACGTGGTGCTGTGCGACCTGCAGATGCCGGGCATGGACGGCATCGCGGTGTACCGGCGGCTCCAGCAGCAGGCCCCCGAGTTGGCGGCGCGGGTGGTGTTCATCTCCGGCGGGGCGTCATCGCCGGAGGCGAGAGCGTTCCTGGAGACGGTGGCCCAGCGGGTGCTGGAGAAGCCGGTGCGCCCGGACGTGCTCTTGTCCACGGTGGAGGAGGTGCTGGAGGGCCACTCCCCGAAGGTGGCGGCGCGCGGCGCGGTGGGCGGCACGCGCCGCGGCTAG
- a CDS encoding fatty acid desaturase family protein → MTNPTRVTFGQRDASFAEDLKRRVSEYFETRNLSQRANKAMYVKALSILGFTAGVYGLLLSGHFNAWGMLGLAVLMGVAIAGIGFCIGHDGVHGSYSDDARVNTVVGLAFDMIGANSYMWRITHNVLHHTYTNIQGMDEDLTVSPQLRLSPHSEWKAYHRFQHLYAFVAYSLTTVFWVFAKDYKYFFQKDLGPYKDKKHAPAEWARLLAMKAVYYGWTLVIPWLVLDVTWWQFVVGQLAMHMTAGFILGIVFQLAHVVEDAEFPVPDTDGKVEDAWMAHQLRTTANFARENRLLSWYVGGLNFQVEHHLFPKVCSIHYPALSEIVKATAQEHGLPYIEAKTFRSAVASHYRMLKMLSRPPAMGSAEEEAKPKLAVAA, encoded by the coding sequence GTGACAAACCCGACCCGTGTGACCTTTGGCCAGCGCGATGCCTCCTTCGCGGAGGACCTGAAGCGGCGCGTCTCCGAGTACTTCGAGACCCGGAACCTCTCGCAGCGGGCCAACAAGGCCATGTATGTGAAGGCCCTGTCCATCCTGGGCTTCACGGCGGGCGTCTACGGCCTCTTGCTCAGCGGCCACTTCAACGCCTGGGGCATGCTGGGGCTGGCGGTGCTGATGGGGGTGGCCATCGCGGGCATCGGCTTCTGCATCGGCCATGACGGCGTGCACGGCTCCTACAGCGACGACGCCAGGGTGAACACGGTGGTGGGCCTCGCGTTCGACATGATTGGCGCGAACAGCTACATGTGGCGCATCACCCACAACGTCCTTCACCATACCTACACCAACATCCAGGGCATGGACGAGGACCTGACGGTGAGCCCGCAGCTGCGGCTGTCACCGCACAGCGAGTGGAAGGCGTACCACCGCTTCCAGCACCTGTACGCGTTCGTGGCCTACTCGCTGACCACCGTCTTCTGGGTGTTCGCCAAGGACTACAAGTACTTCTTCCAGAAGGACCTGGGCCCCTACAAGGACAAGAAGCACGCGCCGGCCGAGTGGGCCCGCCTGCTGGCGATGAAGGCCGTGTACTACGGCTGGACGCTGGTGATTCCGTGGCTGGTGCTGGACGTGACCTGGTGGCAGTTCGTGGTGGGGCAGCTGGCCATGCACATGACGGCGGGCTTCATCCTGGGCATCGTCTTCCAGCTGGCCCACGTGGTGGAGGACGCGGAGTTCCCCGTGCCGGACACGGACGGCAAGGTGGAGGACGCGTGGATGGCGCACCAGCTGCGCACCACCGCGAACTTCGCCCGCGAGAACCGCCTGCTGAGCTGGTACGTGGGCGGCCTCAACTTCCAGGTGGAGCACCACCTGTTCCCCAAGGTGTGCAGCATCCACTACCCGGCCCTGAGCGAAATCGTGAAGGCCACCGCCCAGGAGCATGGCCTGCCCTACATCGAGGCGAAGACCTTCCGCAGCGCCGTGGCGTCGCACTACCGGATGCTCAAGATGCTGAGCCGTCCGCCCGCGATGGGCTCCGCCGAGGAAGAGGCCAAGCCGAAGCTCGCCGTGGCCGCTTAA
- a CDS encoding FKBP-type peptidyl-prolyl cis-trans isomerase yields the protein MSLGVEDVKVGTGAEAVAGKRVTVHYVGTLTDGKKFDSSRDRGQGFTFGLGAGQVIQGWDQGVAGMKVGGVRKLTIPPELGYGSRGAAGVIPPNATLLFEVELLDVR from the coding sequence ATGAGCCTGGGTGTAGAGGACGTGAAGGTCGGAACCGGGGCGGAAGCGGTCGCTGGCAAGCGGGTGACGGTGCACTACGTGGGCACGCTCACGGACGGCAAGAAGTTCGACAGCAGCCGCGACCGGGGTCAGGGCTTCACCTTCGGTCTGGGCGCGGGCCAGGTCATCCAGGGCTGGGACCAGGGCGTCGCGGGCATGAAGGTCGGCGGCGTCCGCAAGCTCACCATCCCGCCGGAGCTGGGCTACGGCTCGCGCGGCGCGGCCGGTGTGATTCCCCCCAACGCGACCCTCTTGTTCGAGGTGGAGCTGTTGGACGTTCGGTAG
- a CDS encoding YqaA family protein, protein MSSTEPSPPTSPAAPAADAPKLSWYRRMYLRVEAAASTPHALATMMAVSVVDGSVFPIPPFAVLVPMVLAQPKKWVRYCLLGTLASLVGGLIGYGLGAFVGEGITQLLHIDLDVRVDRFGVSGTVGELLGRNFWVLALLCSILPTPFKIVAIGSGLVSVPLERFLLASVIGRSVRFFLVGSVVRFFGPTARKWLRV, encoded by the coding sequence ATGTCCTCGACCGAGCCTTCCCCCCCGACCTCCCCGGCCGCCCCGGCCGCTGACGCCCCGAAGCTGTCCTGGTACCGCCGGATGTACCTGCGCGTGGAGGCCGCCGCGTCCACCCCGCACGCGCTCGCCACGATGATGGCGGTGTCGGTGGTGGACGGGTCCGTCTTCCCCATCCCGCCCTTCGCGGTGCTGGTCCCCATGGTGCTCGCCCAGCCGAAGAAGTGGGTGCGCTATTGCCTGCTCGGGACCCTGGCGAGCCTGGTGGGCGGCCTCATCGGCTACGGGCTGGGCGCCTTCGTGGGCGAGGGCATCACGCAGCTCTTGCACATCGACCTGGACGTGCGCGTGGACCGCTTCGGCGTGTCCGGCACGGTGGGCGAGCTGTTGGGGCGCAACTTCTGGGTGCTGGCGCTCCTGTGCTCCATCCTGCCCACGCCGTTCAAGATCGTCGCCATCGGCAGCGGCCTGGTGTCGGTGCCGCTGGAGCGCTTCCTGCTGGCGTCCGTCATCGGCCGCTCGGTGCGCTTCTTCCTGGTGGGCAGCGTGGTGCGCTTCTTCGGCCCCACCGCCCGCAAGTGGCTGCGCGTCTGA
- a CDS encoding cold-shock protein has translation MASGTVKWFNDAKGFGFITQDSGGPDVFCHHTAIQSDGFRTLAEGQKVEFEVKKGPKGLQAENVRPVG, from the coding sequence ATGGCAAGTGGTACGGTGAAGTGGTTCAATGATGCGAAGGGCTTTGGTTTCATCACCCAGGACAGCGGTGGTCCGGACGTGTTCTGCCATCACACGGCCATCCAGTCGGACGGCTTCCGCACCCTGGCTGAGGGCCAGAAGGTGGAGTTCGAAGTGAAGAAGGGCCCCAAGGGGCTCCAGGCGGAGAACGTCCGCCCGGTCGGCTGA
- a CDS encoding LON peptidase substrate-binding domain-containing protein — protein sequence MTAQETVERAAGALKVFPLPSAVLFPHTVIPLHIFEPRYRALVKDALATDRVLALGQLEPGWEGNYEGRPPLQPLMCAGVIVWDEQVEDGRYNILLQGVSRVRMVKELSPDTLYRQVRAQVLADPPYTGPEEEQLRQAVFELAGRVPPSFAESLLPVAARAGGGMLADVVASALVPEPGRRQELLGELDVRRRLEQVLVDVSDLLSQLQPVRPSGPMN from the coding sequence ATGACCGCACAAGAGACCGTGGAACGCGCCGCCGGTGCGCTGAAGGTGTTTCCCCTGCCGTCGGCGGTCCTGTTCCCGCACACCGTGATTCCCTTGCATATCTTCGAGCCGCGCTACCGGGCGCTGGTGAAGGACGCCCTCGCCACGGACCGGGTGCTGGCCCTGGGCCAGCTGGAGCCGGGCTGGGAGGGCAACTACGAGGGCCGTCCGCCGCTGCAGCCCCTGATGTGCGCGGGCGTCATCGTCTGGGACGAACAGGTGGAGGACGGGCGCTACAACATCCTCCTGCAGGGCGTCAGCCGCGTGCGGATGGTGAAGGAGCTGTCGCCGGACACGCTCTACCGCCAGGTGCGCGCCCAGGTGCTGGCGGATCCGCCCTACACCGGGCCGGAGGAGGAGCAGCTGCGCCAGGCCGTCTTCGAGCTGGCGGGCAGGGTGCCGCCCTCGTTCGCGGAGAGCCTGCTGCCGGTGGCCGCGCGCGCCGGTGGGGGCATGCTGGCGGACGTGGTGGCGTCCGCGCTGGTGCCAGAGCCCGGACGGCGGCAGGAGCTGCTGGGTGAGCTGGACGTGCGCCGCCGCCTGGAGCAGGTGCTGGTGGACGTGAGCGACCTGTTGAGCCAGTTGCAGCCGGTGCGCCCCAGCGGACCGATGAACTAG
- the nadE gene encoding NAD(+) synthase, translating to MRLVKIGIASVNTTVGAFQANTDRVLDLARKMAAEDVTLGVFPEQVIAGYPAEDLVQWQGFIDHQWPQLERFAKETAALPLVSILGVGVAHQGVRLNCAAVVAGGKVLGLVPKEKLPTYNVFYEGRTFGHGQPGMAETHRGVPLGDYLFQFDFGTLAPEVCEDIWSADGPMRRRAYSGGELVVNLSASPFRLGFWETRRELIATRASDHQVTIAYANAVGSNDGLIFDGGGFINQNGRHVLETPRFQQGFTSAVVDLDRTLRLRTENTTWRVDREDWVTAGGRQVPTLDCTQAVATERQKLTYPVPAHRSFFLPAPDTRRTARVALCEDILDALSLGVGDYFEKTRAFKLFGIALSGGRDSLLTLLIAHRYAKRARPDNPGSLIQAFYMPSPYSSQQTRDAAETIARELGVPFQVVSIEEAFEREKAAAQTMLGATKLTPITEQNIQARIRAQRMWNWSNSCGGLFLQTGNMSEKSVGYTTIGGDLMGALAVIANVPKTVVMYLLDYLQETTGYEGIRKVLAKPAGPELAHDQVGEEELMPFPILDACFYLHAGEKLTPSEMRTALTAMFPEVDAERLGGYVDRFVRLFHQSIYKWVQAPLSLHIGNLDLDRERALQLPVVTGSAWLRKA from the coding sequence ATGCGGCTCGTGAAGATTGGCATCGCAAGCGTCAACACCACCGTGGGCGCCTTCCAGGCGAACACCGACCGGGTGCTGGACCTGGCGAGGAAGATGGCGGCGGAGGACGTCACGTTGGGCGTCTTCCCCGAGCAGGTCATCGCCGGCTACCCCGCGGAGGACCTGGTGCAGTGGCAGGGCTTCATCGACCACCAGTGGCCGCAGCTGGAGCGCTTCGCGAAGGAGACCGCGGCGCTGCCGCTGGTGAGCATCCTGGGCGTGGGCGTGGCCCACCAGGGCGTGCGCCTCAACTGCGCGGCGGTGGTGGCGGGCGGCAAGGTGCTGGGCCTGGTGCCGAAGGAGAAGCTGCCCACGTACAACGTCTTCTATGAGGGCCGCACCTTCGGCCACGGCCAGCCGGGCATGGCGGAGACGCACCGGGGCGTGCCGCTGGGTGACTACCTCTTCCAGTTCGACTTCGGCACGCTGGCGCCGGAGGTGTGCGAGGACATCTGGAGCGCGGACGGCCCCATGCGCCGGCGCGCGTACTCCGGCGGCGAGCTGGTGGTGAACCTGTCCGCGTCCCCCTTCCGGCTGGGCTTCTGGGAGACGCGCCGCGAGCTCATCGCCACGCGCGCGTCCGACCACCAGGTGACCATCGCGTACGCGAACGCGGTGGGCAGCAACGACGGCCTCATCTTCGACGGCGGCGGCTTCATCAACCAGAACGGCCGCCACGTGCTGGAGACGCCGCGCTTCCAGCAGGGCTTCACCTCCGCCGTGGTGGACCTGGACCGCACGCTGCGCCTGCGCACGGAGAACACCACCTGGCGCGTGGACCGCGAGGACTGGGTCACGGCCGGCGGCAGGCAGGTGCCCACGCTGGACTGCACGCAGGCGGTGGCGACAGAGCGCCAGAAGCTGACGTACCCCGTGCCCGCGCACCGCAGCTTCTTCCTGCCCGCGCCGGACACCCGCCGCACCGCGCGCGTGGCGCTGTGCGAGGACATCCTGGACGCGCTGTCGCTGGGCGTGGGCGACTACTTCGAGAAGACGCGCGCCTTCAAGCTGTTCGGCATCGCGCTGTCGGGCGGACGGGACTCGCTGCTCACGCTGCTCATCGCGCACCGGTACGCGAAGCGCGCGCGGCCGGACAACCCGGGCTCGCTCATCCAGGCGTTCTACATGCCCAGCCCGTACTCCAGTCAGCAGACGCGCGACGCGGCGGAGACCATCGCGCGGGAATTGGGCGTGCCCTTCCAGGTGGTCTCCATCGAAGAGGCCTTCGAGCGGGAGAAGGCCGCCGCCCAGACGATGCTGGGCGCAACGAAGCTCACCCCCATCACCGAGCAGAACATCCAGGCCCGCATCCGCGCCCAGCGCATGTGGAACTGGAGCAACTCCTGCGGGGGCCTGTTCCTGCAGACGGGCAACATGAGCGAGAAGTCCGTGGGCTACACCACCATCGGCGGGGACCTGATGGGCGCGCTCGCGGTCATCGCCAACGTGCCCAAGACGGTGGTGATGTACCTGTTGGACTACCTCCAGGAGACCACCGGCTACGAGGGCATCCGCAAGGTGCTGGCCAAGCCCGCGGGGCCGGAGCTGGCGCATGATCAGGTGGGCGAGGAGGAGCTGATGCCCTTCCCCATCCTGGACGCGTGCTTCTACCTGCACGCGGGGGAGAAGCTCACCCCGTCGGAGATGCGCACCGCGCTCACCGCGATGTTCCCGGAGGTGGATGCGGAGCGGCTGGGCGGATACGTGGACCGCTTCGTGCGCCTGTTCCACCAGTCCATCTACAAGTGGGTCCAGGCGCCGCTGTCGCTGCACATCGGCAACCTGGACCTGGACCGTGAGCGCGCGCTGCAATTGCCTGTCGTCACCGGTTCGGCCTGGCTGCGCAAGGCGTGA